The proteins below are encoded in one region of Candidatus Flexicrinis proximus:
- a CDS encoding GHKL domain-containing protein, producing MIAGLEFQLRFVTDALFIFIGINAIYQFRRLRDAEHLYFALFSVTLAISTVLAEFALLDQETSQIEGQGAAILMAVLPVLLLKLASTVRPLRRWQIPVAVFGFALAVFLMFVTNWRSPSNYGLYVIAGVFYTVSQLSAAEVFYRESRAARGVTRQRYRYVFAGTIALSLTVVVLVVSLFVGTDSPMVRSLYVICATASAALYFIGFQPPAFVRRAWQSAQVAKYQSRVISRLINKPADLILRHLAKASLRATGGQCAVMITYDYDTNRLSMKSIAESLSFTIPPGELEGIANLFENFDPETRYIRRRDIPDELALACLMDGYRAKAVYSVPVVTMAHTLTLLVITLHTGALFVTEDLSILRQFAAQTRAILENNSLIAATQTLVAELRDETGDLEEMVIEREQALRASEDELRRRLVQMSALYRELESFSYSVSHDLRAPLRAIAGFSSALAEDYGANLPPEALDYIQRISANSQKMEDLMNDMLKLSKLSRSDIAVTDVDLTDLAVRVGHELRASFPAHDVEFHVDPGLAVRADLALAKVLLSNLLGNAWKFTQRTSNPVVSLNLTQKEGDTVYRISDNGAGFDMAFADKLFKPFQRLHPANEFPGNGIGLAIVQRIVNRHGGRVWAESKPGQGARFYFTLPGRMT from the coding sequence TTGATTGCCGGACTTGAGTTCCAGTTGCGATTTGTCACCGATGCATTGTTCATATTCATCGGGATTAACGCAATTTATCAGTTCCGGCGGCTCCGAGACGCCGAACATCTGTATTTCGCGCTGTTCAGCGTTACTCTGGCGATCAGCACGGTTCTGGCGGAGTTCGCGCTGCTTGACCAGGAGACCTCGCAAATTGAAGGCCAAGGCGCGGCGATCCTGATGGCGGTGCTTCCGGTCCTACTGCTTAAGCTAGCCTCGACGGTCAGGCCGTTGAGGCGCTGGCAGATACCGGTTGCCGTGTTCGGATTTGCCCTGGCGGTCTTCCTGATGTTTGTCACCAATTGGCGCTCGCCCTCGAATTACGGGCTGTACGTCATTGCGGGCGTATTTTACACAGTGTCACAGTTGTCGGCAGCCGAAGTGTTCTACCGGGAGAGCCGGGCAGCGCGTGGAGTTACACGGCAGCGTTACCGGTACGTCTTCGCCGGGACGATCGCGCTATCGCTGACCGTCGTTGTGCTGGTCGTCTCGCTCTTTGTGGGGACAGACAGCCCAATGGTGCGCTCCCTATATGTGATCTGTGCAACGGCCAGCGCGGCACTGTACTTTATCGGCTTCCAACCGCCTGCATTCGTGCGCCGGGCATGGCAGTCAGCACAGGTGGCGAAGTACCAGAGCCGTGTGATCAGCCGGTTGATCAATAAACCGGCGGACCTGATCCTGCGGCATCTGGCGAAGGCAAGTCTGCGTGCAACAGGCGGCCAGTGTGCGGTGATGATCACCTATGACTACGACACAAATCGGCTGTCGATGAAAAGCATCGCCGAATCGCTGTCGTTTACCATTCCGCCAGGCGAGCTGGAGGGTATCGCCAACCTATTTGAAAACTTCGACCCGGAAACCCGGTATATCCGCAGGCGAGACATCCCGGACGAGCTGGCCCTTGCGTGCCTGATGGATGGCTACCGCGCGAAGGCGGTGTATTCGGTCCCGGTGGTCACTATGGCCCACACGCTCACGCTGCTGGTGATTACGCTGCACACGGGAGCGCTGTTTGTGACCGAGGATCTGAGCATCCTGCGCCAGTTCGCGGCCCAGACGCGCGCTATCCTGGAAAACAACTCGTTGATCGCGGCGACGCAGACGCTGGTGGCAGAGCTGCGTGACGAGACTGGCGACCTGGAAGAAATGGTGATCGAGCGGGAACAGGCACTGCGCGCATCCGAGGACGAACTGCGGCGGAGGCTGGTTCAGATGTCGGCGCTGTATCGGGAACTAGAGTCGTTCAGCTATTCGGTCTCGCACGATTTGCGGGCGCCGCTGCGGGCGATTGCCGGATTCAGCAGTGCGCTGGCGGAGGACTACGGCGCGAACCTGCCGCCGGAAGCGTTGGATTATATCCAGCGGATCAGCGCGAACAGTCAGAAGATGGAAGACCTTATGAACGATATGCTGAAGCTGTCCAAGCTCAGCCGTTCAGACATTGCCGTGACTGATGTCGACCTAACCGACCTGGCAGTACGGGTCGGCCATGAGCTGCGCGCGTCGTTTCCTGCCCACGATGTCGAGTTTCACGTTGATCCCGGATTGGCGGTCCGGGCCGATCTGGCGCTGGCGAAGGTCCTGCTCAGCAATCTGCTCGGCAACGCGTGGAAGTTCACACAGCGCACGTCCAACCCGGTCGTCTCGCTGAATCTGACCCAGAAGGAAGGCGACACCGTTTACCGGATCAGCGACAACGGCGCAGGGTTCGACATGGCCTTCGCCGACAAGCTGTTCAAGCCGTTTCAGCGGCTGCACCCGGCGAACGAGTTTCCCGGGAACGGGATCGGACTGGCGATTGTCCAGCGAATCGTCAACCGTCACGGCGGGCGTGTGTGGGCAGAGAGCAAGCCGGGGCAAGGCGCGCGCTTCTACTTCACGCTGCCCGGACGGATGACGTAA
- a CDS encoding aminotransferase class III-fold pyridoxal phosphate-dependent enzyme codes for MSNDHLSPVWSHLTQIQPVRGENIYLYEADGTRYTDFTCGIGVTNTGHCHPRVVKAIQEQAEKLLFAQMNVVMNPLTVALGEALNAITPPSIDSFFFSNSGAEATEGAVKLARHATGRTNIIVFQGSFHGRTAQTMAMTTSKTVYKHKYHPLPSGIVVAPFPYGHFLGMSEDDAVAFCMKQLDYILKTQSAPDDTAAIIIEPVLGEGGYVPAPVSFLRALREICTLHGIMFVADEVQTGFGRTGKLFCYEHAGIVPDIIIMAKGLGSGLPVSGIAASNALMSKWMTGSHGGTYGGGSAVVMAAALATVNVIVEEKLADNAAARGQQLMDGLRVLQSEFPVIGEVRGRGLMVGVEFTAADGHPDKATCKAVAAACLRNKLLVLTCGSYENVIRWIPPLVVSAEQIDEALEVFAKSMVEVAQG; via the coding sequence ATGAGCAACGATCATCTGTCCCCGGTGTGGTCGCACCTCACACAGATCCAGCCGGTTCGCGGCGAGAATATCTATCTGTATGAAGCCGACGGGACGCGGTATACCGACTTTACATGCGGGATAGGCGTGACAAACACCGGCCACTGCCACCCGAGGGTGGTCAAGGCGATTCAGGAGCAGGCGGAGAAACTGCTGTTCGCACAGATGAACGTGGTGATGAATCCACTGACCGTGGCACTGGGCGAAGCGCTCAACGCGATCACGCCGCCATCCATCGACTCCTTCTTCTTTTCGAACAGCGGCGCAGAGGCTACTGAGGGAGCCGTCAAGCTAGCGCGACATGCCACAGGGCGGACAAACATCATTGTCTTTCAGGGGAGTTTTCACGGACGCACGGCCCAAACGATGGCGATGACCACCAGCAAGACGGTGTACAAGCACAAGTATCACCCGCTGCCGTCAGGGATTGTGGTCGCGCCGTTCCCGTACGGCCACTTCCTGGGCATGAGCGAAGACGATGCGGTCGCGTTTTGTATGAAACAACTCGACTACATCCTGAAGACGCAAAGCGCGCCCGACGATACCGCCGCTATCATCATCGAACCCGTCCTGGGCGAAGGTGGGTATGTCCCGGCCCCGGTGAGTTTCCTGCGCGCGCTGCGCGAGATTTGCACGCTGCATGGGATCATGTTCGTCGCGGATGAAGTCCAGACGGGTTTCGGGCGGACAGGCAAGCTGTTCTGCTACGAGCACGCTGGGATCGTGCCGGACATAATCATCATGGCCAAGGGGCTGGGAAGTGGACTGCCGGTCAGCGGCATCGCGGCGTCGAACGCGCTGATGAGTAAGTGGATGACCGGTTCGCACGGCGGCACCTATGGCGGTGGGAGCGCAGTCGTGATGGCGGCAGCGCTGGCGACCGTGAACGTAATCGTCGAAGAGAAGCTGGCCGACAACGCTGCGGCGCGCGGTCAACAACTCATGGACGGACTGCGCGTGCTGCAATCGGAGTTTCCGGTGATCGGCGAAGTCCGGGGACGCGGGCTGATGGTGGGTGTCGAATTCACCGCTGCAGATGGTCACCCCGATAAGGCGACCTGTAAAGCCGTCGCGGCGGCATGCCTGCGGAACAAGCTGCTGGTCCTGACCTGCGGAAGCTATGAAAACGTCATCCGGTGGATTCCGCCGCTGGTCGTCAGCGCGGAGCAAATCGACGAGGCGCTTGAGGTCTTTGCGAAGTCGATGGTCGAGGTCGCGCAGGGTTGA
- a CDS encoding aldehyde dehydrogenase family protein, whose amino-acid sequence MGHEVRNPYDDSLIETVPEATQSSVQDAISRAVSVKESLAAMPAHRRASILYKVSDLIDTNSVALAQLMARESGKPMRYAKGEVLRAVETFAFAAEEARRIHGETVPLDAAKGGVGKVGYYMRVPVGVVAAITPFNFPLNLVAHKVAPAIAAGCPIVLKPAPMTPLTSLRLAELFQEAGLPDGAFSVVVGGVDVGRWLTTDPRVAMITFTGSPPVARSISEVAGLRRTTFELGGNAAVVIDSGIDSSALVDKLVVGSFAYSGQVCISVQRIYVHRASYDEFTSKFVERSAHLKMGDPLDDQTELGPVITENAAQRIDAWVNEAVREGASVQTGNRREGKMMHATVLTDVNSDMRVMREEVFGPVVNILPFDDFNEALAAVDDSPFGLQAGIFTRDLNRAMTAVQKLNVGGVILNDSPSFRVDHMPYGGNKDSGIGREGPRFAIEDMTTLKMIVMNPA is encoded by the coding sequence ATGGGTCACGAAGTCCGCAATCCTTATGACGACTCCCTCATTGAAACCGTCCCGGAAGCCACTCAATCGTCGGTCCAAGACGCGATCAGCCGTGCAGTTTCTGTCAAAGAATCGCTTGCGGCCATGCCCGCGCACCGCCGCGCCTCGATCCTCTATAAAGTCAGTGACCTGATCGACACCAATTCAGTCGCGCTCGCTCAACTCATGGCGCGCGAGAGTGGCAAGCCGATGCGCTATGCTAAGGGCGAGGTACTGCGCGCCGTAGAGACTTTCGCCTTCGCGGCCGAGGAGGCTCGGCGGATTCATGGCGAAACCGTCCCGCTGGACGCCGCAAAAGGCGGGGTCGGCAAGGTTGGCTACTACATGCGTGTCCCGGTCGGCGTCGTAGCTGCCATTACGCCGTTCAATTTCCCGCTCAATCTGGTCGCCCACAAAGTCGCGCCGGCCATCGCTGCGGGCTGTCCAATTGTGCTCAAGCCCGCCCCGATGACGCCGCTGACCTCCCTGCGCCTCGCCGAGCTGTTCCAGGAAGCCGGCCTGCCCGACGGTGCTTTCTCGGTTGTGGTCGGCGGCGTGGATGTTGGCAGATGGCTGACGACGGATCCCCGTGTGGCGATGATCACTTTCACCGGCTCGCCGCCTGTTGCGCGGTCGATCAGCGAAGTCGCTGGTCTGCGTCGCACCACATTTGAGCTGGGCGGAAATGCCGCCGTCGTGATCGATTCCGGCATTGATTCGTCCGCCCTGGTCGACAAGCTTGTGGTGGGCAGTTTCGCCTACAGTGGGCAGGTTTGTATCAGCGTCCAACGCATCTACGTCCACCGTGCATCCTATGACGAATTCACCTCGAAATTCGTGGAACGCAGCGCACACCTCAAAATGGGCGATCCGCTGGACGATCAGACCGAACTCGGCCCGGTCATCACCGAAAACGCCGCCCAGCGCATCGACGCCTGGGTTAATGAAGCCGTCCGCGAAGGGGCGTCAGTCCAGACCGGAAACCGCCGTGAAGGCAAAATGATGCACGCGACTGTCCTTACTGATGTCAACAGCGATATGCGCGTGATGCGTGAAGAGGTCTTCGGCCCGGTCGTCAACATCCTCCCGTTTGACGACTTCAATGAGGCATTGGCGGCGGTCGATGACAGCCCGTTCGGCCTGCAGGCTGGTATCTTCACGCGTGATCTGAATCGCGCGATGACCGCCGTACAGAAGCTAAATGTAGGTGGCGTCATCCTCAACGATTCGCCATCCTTCCGCGTCGACCATATGCCCTATGGCGGCAACAAGGACAGCGGAATCGGCCGCGAAGGCCCGCGCTTCGCCATCGAAGACATGACCACGCTGAAAATGATCGTGATGAACCCGGCTTGA
- a CDS encoding PD40 domain-containing protein, with translation MAHDNLVGQVLGQYELRELLGVGGMGAVYRGFQISLKREVAVKVLPSSLVNEPGYVERFNREAQTAALLEHPHIVSIFDYGTQQGTSYLVMRLLTGGTLAQRLNQRNDAGQIVLPSLGETAVLVSQLGSALAYAHNQGVIHRDIKTSNVMFDNQGNGYLVDFGIAKLMGIQSGLTGTGMAMGTPAYMPPEQWAGKELTPAADQYALAVLVYAMITGRVPFEAATPYELLHKHLHEQPTPPHSFRSDLPQAVDLVLARALSKEPEDRFASVTAFTIAFDSAIEGAKGESTAFFTSKIPTRHLRPVGFNATPSVLATPNLTPSKLSGGGTGGKSSASAPAASQPIAITQPTPVYKNPIAYGVLIVIILLAVILAVLLGNNRGAVVVADATATAGGGLQIISSATATETATEGSAATPTDIPPTATDTPAPPTATNTQPALDVNLAISSLRYNSADSTIVLNYSDTGSDEIGGYSVELISAASNLVFAEIEFSPSADNRVIIDVAGIPPGDYVAALTVVDGGGQIVDNARLAVNIPVAPPTATNTDIPTATPTETISATTEPTESGLMATDAVVTSNNPDETPTATDTEEATATDTPSETPSATVSSTPTATSTATEEPTATDTATETPSTTPSATATETPSPTVTASTTPSPSATHTDEPTATDTATETPSATPTDTATATPSATPTDTETPTITPSPAPDFDALEIAFHSRARSGTPQIYLMDRTGAEIVQLTFGVFGSTDPSWSPDGQRIAYINTTGGNANVWVMNRDGSDPVQLTDTPAVESSPSWSPDGQYIAYTADPADGTGSDIYVIRPEGSEPVRLTSTRGFDADPAWSPDGQSIVFATSRNGNSDIALMDFDGGNQRVLTTSAGPDFQPDWFPSGTEIVYQGYTTGFDLFSVTIDGAITQQLTKDPEFEEAYPAVSPDGSLIMFESLRVAGNPFYDLWLFDFNSGTIVQITNNTDDSSVSWRRDPALMASVVPLPEIVAQAEQPTATLAPSATPSTVPTPVTVGVTPTATTAAITSTVFMAIGTRPVLVYDSPSTQASALNVTGARVPVLGITSDGQWYKIEIREREGWVRRESTGYRIEGNVNSLPIATSEVETDEPLTGDPGFLQVMAQSEFDTELDFIASEGWELQRLGDDQALCSTADETDALLTFGASDWESYEVSVEFQYRSVQRGNFTIITRMSSDGSGIRHRVDGINSTVSQFTLRANGQSLGMGQYGVNVRPSQWAVLRAEVDGEKIRTFFDGLQISEYELLGSTYSNGFIGLEASAGTIVCLNRIAVRSLYRTNDALNNSVPVGDVLTSANLRLFDGAGFSRVGAASSGQEVFVISENATKDWFYVRVDRSRNPFEGWVTADAISVRDP, from the coding sequence ATGGCCCACGATAATCTTGTTGGGCAGGTACTCGGCCAATATGAATTGCGCGAGCTGCTTGGCGTGGGCGGAATGGGCGCGGTATACCGCGGGTTCCAGATCAGCCTGAAGCGTGAAGTTGCCGTGAAGGTTCTGCCTTCATCGCTCGTCAACGAACCGGGATACGTCGAACGGTTCAACCGCGAAGCACAGACGGCGGCGCTGCTCGAACACCCACACATCGTCAGCATCTTTGACTATGGTACGCAGCAGGGTACGAGCTACCTTGTGATGCGGCTGCTCACCGGCGGCACGCTGGCTCAGCGGCTGAACCAGCGAAACGACGCCGGTCAGATTGTGTTGCCGTCGCTGGGTGAGACTGCCGTACTGGTCTCTCAGCTGGGAAGCGCGCTGGCCTACGCCCACAATCAAGGCGTCATCCACCGCGATATCAAGACGAGTAACGTGATGTTCGACAACCAGGGGAACGGTTACCTGGTGGACTTCGGCATCGCCAAACTGATGGGTATCCAGTCGGGGCTGACCGGCACAGGCATGGCGATGGGCACTCCCGCGTATATGCCGCCGGAGCAATGGGCCGGGAAGGAACTCACGCCGGCGGCTGACCAGTACGCACTTGCGGTACTGGTCTATGCGATGATTACGGGACGCGTGCCGTTTGAGGCGGCCACTCCCTACGAGCTGCTGCACAAACACCTGCATGAACAGCCGACCCCGCCGCACTCGTTCCGGTCGGATCTGCCGCAAGCGGTCGACCTGGTCCTGGCACGCGCGCTGTCAAAGGAACCCGAAGACCGCTTCGCATCGGTGACCGCGTTCACGATCGCGTTTGACTCGGCCATTGAAGGCGCAAAGGGTGAGTCCACCGCGTTCTTCACGAGCAAAATCCCGACACGGCACCTGCGGCCAGTTGGATTTAATGCCACACCGAGCGTACTTGCCACACCCAACCTCACGCCCTCGAAGCTCAGCGGCGGAGGAACGGGAGGGAAAAGCAGCGCTAGCGCGCCTGCCGCCTCCCAGCCGATCGCGATCACGCAGCCGACCCCGGTCTACAAGAATCCGATTGCCTACGGGGTGCTGATCGTCATCATCCTGCTGGCGGTGATCCTGGCCGTACTGTTGGGCAACAACCGCGGCGCAGTGGTGGTTGCCGATGCGACGGCCACGGCGGGTGGAGGGCTGCAAATCATCTCATCGGCAACGGCGACTGAGACGGCAACCGAAGGCAGCGCCGCAACGCCTACCGATATTCCACCGACCGCGACTGATACACCTGCCCCGCCGACCGCGACAAATACGCAACCGGCGCTTGATGTCAACCTGGCAATCTCGTCGCTGCGCTACAACAGTGCCGACAGTACGATCGTCTTGAATTACTCCGATACGGGTTCCGACGAAATCGGCGGCTACTCGGTCGAACTAATCTCCGCAGCAAGCAACCTGGTGTTTGCCGAGATTGAGTTTTCGCCCAGCGCAGATAACCGCGTAATCATCGACGTCGCCGGCATCCCGCCTGGTGATTACGTAGCCGCTCTGACGGTTGTCGACGGCGGCGGACAAATTGTTGACAACGCGCGCCTGGCCGTGAACATCCCGGTCGCTCCGCCGACAGCGACCAATACTGACATCCCGACAGCGACGCCGACGGAAACGATCTCCGCCACTACTGAGCCGACGGAATCGGGTCTGATGGCAACCGACGCAGTTGTCACTTCGAACAATCCGGACGAGACCCCGACGGCAACAGATACCGAAGAGGCTACCGCGACGGACACGCCCAGCGAGACGCCATCCGCTACGGTATCATCGACGCCTACGGCAACGAGCACCGCGACGGAAGAACCGACCGCGACGGATACCGCGACAGAAACTCCGTCAACAACACCGTCAGCGACGGCCACGGAAACACCGTCTCCCACAGTCACTGCAAGCACAACGCCGTCGCCCAGCGCGACACATACCGACGAACCCACGGCGACCGACACCGCGACCGAGACACCATCTGCGACGCCAACCGATACGGCAACCGCTACGCCAAGCGCAACGCCAACGGATACTGAAACACCGACCATCACACCGTCACCAGCGCCTGACTTCGATGCGCTGGAGATCGCGTTCCATTCGCGCGCCAGGTCAGGCACTCCGCAGATTTACCTGATGGACCGGACCGGGGCCGAAATCGTCCAACTCACATTTGGAGTCTTCGGTAGCACAGATCCCTCGTGGTCCCCGGACGGCCAGAGGATCGCGTACATCAACACCACAGGCGGAAACGCAAATGTGTGGGTGATGAACCGCGACGGAAGCGACCCGGTTCAGCTGACCGATACACCGGCTGTGGAATCAAGCCCGTCGTGGTCCCCAGATGGGCAGTATATCGCCTATACCGCTGATCCAGCGGACGGTACGGGCAGCGACATTTACGTAATCCGCCCCGAAGGTTCAGAACCGGTGCGGCTCACCTCGACGCGCGGATTCGACGCCGATCCGGCGTGGTCACCCGACGGCCAGAGCATTGTATTTGCAACCAGCCGCAACGGAAACAGCGACATCGCGCTTATGGATTTTGACGGCGGCAATCAGCGAGTGCTGACCACCAGCGCTGGCCCGGACTTCCAACCGGACTGGTTCCCAAGCGGCACTGAAATCGTCTACCAAGGATATACCACCGGTTTCGACCTGTTTTCCGTGACGATTGACGGCGCGATCACACAACAGCTAACCAAAGACCCCGAGTTTGAGGAAGCCTACCCGGCCGTGTCGCCGGATGGCAGCCTGATCATGTTCGAATCGCTGCGCGTGGCGGGAAACCCGTTCTACGATTTGTGGCTGTTCGATTTCAACTCCGGAACCATCGTACAAATCACCAACAACACTGACGACAGTTCGGTGTCATGGCGGCGCGATCCGGCGCTGATGGCATCGGTCGTGCCGCTGCCGGAAATCGTCGCACAGGCCGAACAACCGACGGCGACACTCGCGCCGTCGGCCACCCCGTCGACTGTTCCCACACCAGTGACGGTTGGAGTGACACCGACAGCAACGACCGCTGCGATAACTTCAACAGTATTCATGGCGATCGGCACGCGACCGGTACTGGTCTATGACAGTCCATCGACTCAGGCATCGGCGCTGAACGTGACAGGGGCGCGGGTTCCCGTGCTCGGAATCACGTCCGACGGCCAGTGGTACAAGATCGAAATCCGCGAACGAGAGGGATGGGTCAGACGCGAAAGCACCGGCTACCGGATCGAAGGAAACGTCAATTCGCTGCCGATTGCCACCAGCGAGGTCGAGACGGATGAGCCGTTGACCGGAGATCCTGGCTTCCTGCAGGTTATGGCGCAGTCGGAATTCGACACCGAACTCGACTTCATCGCGAGCGAGGGCTGGGAGCTGCAGCGGCTTGGCGACGACCAGGCGCTGTGCAGCACCGCTGATGAAACCGACGCGCTGCTCACGTTCGGTGCAAGCGACTGGGAGAGCTACGAGGTCTCAGTCGAATTCCAGTACAGGAGCGTTCAGCGTGGAAATTTCACCATCATCACGCGGATGTCCAGCGACGGGTCAGGAATTCGGCACCGTGTCGATGGCATAAACTCGACGGTATCGCAGTTCACGCTGCGGGCAAACGGACAGTCACTGGGAATGGGCCAGTACGGCGTCAACGTCCGACCGTCCCAGTGGGCTGTGCTGCGCGCGGAAGTCGATGGCGAGAAGATCCGGACGTTCTTCGACGGCCTGCAAATCTCGGAATATGAGCTGCTGGGCAGCACCTATTCGAACGGGTTCATCGGGCTGGAAGCCAGCGCCGGCACGATCGTCTGCCTGAACAGGATCGCGGTTCGTTCGCTGTACCGCACCAACGACGCGCTGAACAATTCGGTGCCCGTGGGCGATGTGCTGACGAGCGCCAACCTGCGCCTGTTCGACGGCGCCGGTTTCAGCCGGGTCGGCGCGGCCAGCTCCGGACAGGAAGTCTTTGTGATCTCGGAAAACGCGACGAAAGACTGGTTCTACGTGCGAGTTGACCGGTCGCGCAATCCGTTCGAGGGCTGGGTCACGGCGGATGCAATTTCCGTTCGCGATCCCTAA